In Nicotiana tabacum cultivar K326 chromosome 19, ASM71507v2, whole genome shotgun sequence, one DNA window encodes the following:
- the LOC107794129 gene encoding protein BPS1, chloroplastic-like: MSLPQEPHRPSLRFGNPFKMILPKGSYLSPRLLALLNAFEGTLAGRLKSLKPGGKEDILSLSWMKQAISTLCAIHTDVKTLITDLELPVSDWDEKWIDVYLDNSLKMLDMCIAYSSEISRLSQGHLYLQCGLHNLDGSSTQFMKARSSLDGWKHHINSKNHRLENCFAILDSLTESLNLPKIKNSAKGKVLMHAMYGVRVVTVFICSIFAVAFSGSAKKLKDLQVHVTCLWTEAFVDLHDFISGEIRSIYSGGKFTALKELEAVDVSVKKLYPVIQDGIDPIDAEQLEVLTSDLTKKTEKLSEGLDLLTKETDKFFQILLTGRDALLCNLRVGSAVIKPVLPNNNVQKQMVK; the protein is encoded by the coding sequence ATGAGTCTCCCACAGGAACCACACCGCCCTTCTCTCCGATTTGGAAATCCTTTCAAAATGATATTACCCAAGGGCTCGTACTTGTCTCCTAGGCTTCTTGCTCTGTTGAATGCTTTTGAGGGGACATTAGCAGGGAGGCTTAAGAGTCTTAAGCCTGGAGGCAAGGAAGATATCCTTAGCCTATCATGGATGAAACAAGCAATAAGCACACTTTGTGCAATTCATACAGATGTGAAAACTCTTATTACTGATCTTGAGCTTCCTGTATCTGACTGGGATGAGAAGTGGATTGATGTCTACTTGGACAATAGTTTGAAGATGCTGGATATGTGCATTGCCTACAGCTCTGAGATATCCAGGCTTAGCCAAGGCCACCTTTATCTTCAATGCGGCTTGCACAACTTGGATGGCTCCTCAACACAGTTCATGAAGGCTCGTTCTTCGTTGGACGGATGGAAGCATCATATTAATTCAAAGAACCACAGACTGGAGAATTGCTTTGCCATCTTGGACAGCCTCACTGAATCACTGAACCTACCCAAGATCAAGAATTCTGCGAAAGGGAAGGTTCTGATGCACGCAATGTATGGAGTGAGGGTTGTAACTGTTTTCATATGTAGCATCTTTGCTGTTGCATTCTCAGGTTCCGCGAAGAAATTGAAGGATCTTCAGGTTCACGTGACTTGCTTGTGGACTGAAGCTTTTGTTGATCTTCATGATTTTATTAGTGGGGAGATCAGGAGCATATATTCCGGAGGGAAGTTCACAGCATTGAAGGAGCTTGAAGCAGTGGATGTAAGCGTGAAGAAGTTATACCCAGTCATACAGGATGGAATAGACCCTATTGATGCAGAACAGTTGGAAGTTCTAACTTCAGATCTGACTAAAAAGACAGAAAAACTTTCGGAAGGACTAGATCTCCTAACAAAGGAGACAGATAAGTTCTTTCAGATCCTTCTAACCGGACGTGATGCTTTGCTTTGTAATCTTAGAGTTGGTAGTGCAGTCATTAAACCAGTGCTACCAAACAACAATGTACAAAAACAAATGGTGAAGTGA
- the LOC107794128 gene encoding mitogen-activated protein kinase homolog MMK2, protein MEAISGDQGVQSNFKGVPTHGGRYAQYNVYGNLFEVSKKYVPLRPVGRGAYGIVCAAMNSETREEVAIKKIGNAFDNRIDAKRTLREIKLLRHMDHDNVIATKDIIRPPQTENFNDVYIVYELMDTDLHQIIRSNQQLTDDHCRYFLYQILRGLKYIHSANVLHRDLKPSNLFLNANCDLKVGDFGLARTTSETDFMTEYVVTRWYRAPELLLNCSEYTAAIDIWSVGCILGEMMTRQPLFPGKDYVHQLKLITELIGSPDDASLGFLRSDNARRYVRQLPQYPRQQFAARFPNSSPGAVDLLEKMLVFDPSRRVTVDQALCHPYLAPLHDINEEPICPKPFSFDFEQPSFTEENIKELIWRESVKFNPDPTH, encoded by the exons ATGGAAGCAATTTCAGGTGATCAAGGTGTACAAAGTAATTTCAAAGGAGTTCCAACACATGGGGGTCGTTATGCGCAGTATAATGTGTATGGTAATCTCTTTGAAGTTTCCAAAAAGTATGTTCCCCTTAGGCCGGTTGGTCGTGGAGCTTATGGCATCGTTTG tGCCGCTATGAACTCTGAAACACGTGAGGAAGTAGCTATTAAGAAGATTGGCAATGCATTTGATAATAGAATTGATGCGAAAAGGACACTACGAGAGATAAAGCTTCTTCGTCACATGGATCATGACAAT GTGATTGCCACTAAAGATATTATAAGGCCTCCACAAACTGAGAATTTCAATGATGTCTACATTGTTTATGAATTGATGGACACTGATCTTCATCAGATAATTCGTTCCAACCAACAGTTGACTGATGATCACTGTCGG TATTTCCTATACCAAATATTACGAGGACTTAAGTACATTCACTCTGCCAACGTCCTGCATCGTGATCTAAAACCTAGCAATTTGTTTCTCAATGCGAATTGTGACCTTAAAGTTGGAGATTTTGGGCTTGCAAGGACAACATCCGAGACAGATTTCATGACGGAGTATGTCGTAACGCGGTGGTATCGGGCACCGGAGTTGCTCCTAAATTGTTCAGAATATACAGCAGCAATTGATATCTGGTCAGTAGGTTGCATACTGGGTGAGATGATGACAAGACAACCTCTCTTTCCCGGCAAGGACTATGTTCACCAGTTGAAACTTATCACAGAG cTCATAGGATCACCTGATGATGCCAGTCTTGGATTTCTCCGGAGTGATAATGCTCGGAGATATGTTAGACAGCTCCCCCAGTATCCAAGACAACAATTTGCTGCTAGATTCCCCAATTCATCTCCTGGAGCTGttgatttgcttgaaaaaatgCTTGTCTTTGATCCAAGCAGGCGTGTTACAG TTGATCAAGCGCTCTGCCACCCCTACTTGGCGCCTCTTCATGATATCAATGAGGAGCCCATTTGTCCTAAACCTTTCAGTTTTGACTTTGAGCAGCCATCTTTTACTGAAGAAAATATCAAGGAGCTCATCTGGAGGGAATCCGTGAAATTTAATCCAGATCCAACTCACTGA
- the LOC107794127 gene encoding putative polygalacturonase: protein MMAKTDWLLLVLMGVVFSSIERGEGRKTSELTYSAIKCRKHSASIKDFGGIGDGKTLNTKAFQKAVNQLSQYASDGGAQLVIPAGHWLTASFNLTSHFTLFLHKDALLLASQEINQWPLIDPLPSYGHGRDAPGGRYISLIFGTNLTDVIITGENGTIDGQGAVWWQQFHRKKLKYTRSYLIELMHSNKIQISNLTLVNSPSWNIHPVYSSNIIIQGLTILAPVTSPNTDGIDPDSCTNIRLEDNYIVSGDDCVAVKSGWDEYGIKYGMPTSHLIIRRLTCISPYSAAIALGSEMSGGIQDVRVQDIIAINTESGVRIKTAVGRGGFVKDVYVKGMKLHTIKWVFWMTGNYGSHADTHWDPKALPEIKGINYRDVVAENVSMAAQLEGLSGDPFTGICMSNVTIGLAKKAKKYPWTCTNIEGISSSVQPPPCQLLADQGPKKSRRMCDFPTESLPIDNIEMQRCSYRLNY from the exons ATG ATGGCGAAGACGGATTGGTTGCTATTAGTCCTTATGGGAGTGGTGTTTTCAAGTAtagagagaggagagggaagaAAGACAAGTGAGTTAACATACTCAGCAATAAAGTGCAGAAAGCACAGTGCATCCATAAAAGATTTTGGAGGAATAGGAGATGGAAAAACACTCAACACAAAGGCATTTCAGAAAGCAGTGAATCAACTGAGCCAATATGCATCAGATGGTGGAGCTCAGCTAGTTATCCCTGCTGGTCACTGGCTCACTGCTAGTTTCAATCTTACTAGCCATTTCACTCTTTTTCTTCACAAGGATGCTCTTCTTCTTGCTTCTCAG GAAATAAACCAGTGGCCCCTGATAGACCCCTTACCATCCTATGGTCATGGGAGGGATGCACCAGGAGGCAGGTATATCAGTCTCATTTTTGGTACTAACCTCACAGATGTCATCATCACAG GTGAGAATGGGACAATAGATGGGCAGGGTGCTGTCTGGTGGCAACAATTTCACAGGAAAAAGCTAAAATACACAAGATCTTACTTGATTGAACTCATGCATTCTAATAAAATTCAGATATCAAATCTAACCCTTGTCAACTCTCCTTCTTGGAATATCCATCCCGTTTATAGCAG CAATATCATTATCCAAGGCCTCACTATTTTAGCACCTGTAACATCCCCAAACACTGATGGAATCGACCCag ATTCTTGCACAAATATAAGACTAGAGGACAACTACATTGTATCTGGAGATGACTGTGTAGCAGTGAAAAGTGGCTGGGATGAATATGGTATAAAATATGGAATGCCAACAAGTCATCTGATCATCAGACGTCTCACTTGCATTTCACCTTACAGTGCAGCAATAGCATTAGGAAGTGAAATGTCAGGCGGAATTCAAGATGTGAGAGTTCAAGACATTATAGCCATCAACACAGAATCAGGGGTAAGGATAAAGACAGCCGTGGGACGAGGCGGGTTCGTCAAAGATGTATATGTCAAGGGGATGAAACTGCACACCATAAAATGGGTATTTTGGATGACAGGTAACTATGGTTCACACGCTGACACTCACTGGGATCCTAAAGCCTTACCAGAGATAAAAGGGATCAATTACCGGGATGTGGTGGCTGAGAACGTGTCAATGGCCGCCCAGCTAGAGGGGTTGTCCGGGGATCCTTTCACTGGAATCTGCATGTCCAATGTGACAATTGGTTTAGCAAAGAAGGCCAAGAAATATCCATGGACTTGCACTAATATTGAAGGAATTAGCAGCAGTGTGCAACCTCCACCTTGTCAGTTGCTAGCTGATCAGGGCCCAAAGAAGAGTAGGAGGATGTGTGATTTTCCTACAGAAAGTTTACCCATAGATAACATAGAGATGCAAAGATGTTCTTATAGATTGAATTACTGA